Proteins encoded by one window of Tunturibacter psychrotolerans:
- a CDS encoding cytochrome P460 family protein, with protein sequence MISRLLKVTPRLRLIGIVLGVFAALVVTIVTTGDWTRNHVLAFQSESPSPVRSAVFEGDGSLHLPDGYRHWEHVGTRIKPDGRSVLDGSEITTPQVMDTYIVPAAFDFFRKNEIWPDGTQIVKEISLIKTGKDCDKNTFVCSTSFGSGIFQASYIGMGVMVKDSKRFPSAPGNWGYFAFRSDGSMYQASATVRPQQQCTSCHMRLSSNTDYVFSSTHIGLLPGNSQ encoded by the coding sequence ATGATTAGCAGGCTGTTAAAAGTCACCCCTCGTCTCCGTCTCATAGGAATTGTGCTGGGAGTTTTTGCAGCTTTGGTCGTCACGATTGTCACGACCGGAGACTGGACCAGAAATCACGTGCTGGCTTTTCAGTCAGAATCTCCGTCTCCTGTTCGCTCCGCAGTTTTCGAAGGGGACGGAAGCCTTCACCTTCCCGACGGCTATCGGCACTGGGAACATGTAGGCACCCGGATCAAGCCCGACGGACGAAGCGTTCTTGACGGCTCCGAGATTACGACGCCGCAAGTAATGGATACATACATCGTTCCTGCAGCGTTCGACTTCTTCAGGAAGAACGAGATCTGGCCGGACGGCACGCAGATCGTTAAAGAGATCAGCCTTATCAAGACTGGAAAAGACTGCGATAAAAACACTTTCGTCTGTTCCACATCGTTTGGGTCGGGGATCTTTCAGGCGAGCTATATCGGAATGGGAGTGATGGTGAAAGACAGCAAACGCTTTCCGTCTGCGCCCGGCAACTGGGGCTATTTCGCATTCCGATCAGACGGATCGATGTATCAAGCCAGTGCCACAGTCCGCCCTCAGCAGCAGTGCACGTCCTGCCATATGAGGCTCTCTTCGAATACGGACTACGTCTTTTCGAGCACTCACATTGGGCTGTTACCCGGCAATTCGCAATAA
- a CDS encoding DsbA family protein produces MGAHSSQGQRRDRRNRACNRKQRQLDVSAIHACVAKQDASVIKKSQLEADTLGIVRTPTLFINGAKIEGVVPLPFLFQIIDGTFRSQGIQPPVVANTK; encoded by the coding sequence ATCGGAGCGCACTCTAGCCAAGGCCAACGAAGAGATCGACGCAATCGCGCTTGCAATCGAAAGCAACGTCAGCTGGACGTCTCCGCGATTCACGCTTGCGTCGCAAAACAAGATGCCAGCGTTATCAAAAAATCACAGTTGGAAGCGGACACTCTGGGTATCGTGAGAACGCCAACGCTCTTCATCAACGGAGCGAAGATAGAAGGTGTAGTGCCGCTACCTTTTCTCTTTCAAATAATCGACGGCACTTTCCGTTCACAGGGCATACAGCCCCCTGTCGTCGCTAACACAAAGTGA